A genomic region of Streptomyces rimosus contains the following coding sequences:
- a CDS encoding ScbR family autoregulator-binding transcription factor, producing the protein MTKETMQQVHERAAATREKILRAASEVFDAYGYSGASISKTLTRTGITPGALYFHFSGKQCLAHAVMLGQGDGLKLPGGEDGLQRLIDINLYLAGELQTNALLRAGVRLAVEQGEFGTPDDAPYQYWVRLFASQLLAAKEKDELLPDVDVQELAWTLVSSYSGTQLLSQIATGRTDLHARLVALWRYLLPGIATPAARSRVTFSSQWDCPAA; encoded by the coding sequence ATGACGAAAGAGACGATGCAGCAAGTGCACGAGCGGGCAGCCGCAACGCGTGAGAAGATCCTCCGGGCAGCCTCCGAAGTGTTCGACGCATACGGCTACAGTGGCGCCAGCATCAGCAAGACCCTCACCCGGACCGGAATTACACCTGGTGCGCTGTATTTCCACTTCTCCGGCAAACAATGCCTGGCCCATGCCGTCATGCTCGGGCAGGGCGACGGCCTGAAGCTCCCAGGCGGCGAGGACGGCCTGCAACGCCTGATCGACATCAACCTCTACCTCGCGGGCGAACTGCAGACCAACGCCCTGCTGCGCGCCGGAGTCCGGCTGGCTGTCGAGCAGGGAGAATTCGGCACTCCGGACGACGCCCCCTACCAGTACTGGGTCCGTCTCTTCGCCTCCCAACTGCTGGCCGCCAAGGAAAAGGACGAGCTGCTGCCGGACGTGGACGTACAGGAACTGGCCTGGACGCTGGTCAGCTCCTATTCCGGCACGCAGCTCCTGTCCCAGATCGCCACCGGCCGCACCGACCTGCACGCCCGCCTGGTCGCCTTGTGGCGCTACCTGCTGCCCGGAATCGCCACCCCGGCTGCCCGGTCACGCGTGACCTTCAGCTCCCAATGGGACTGCCCGGCAGCGTAA
- the casA gene encoding type I-E CRISPR-associated protein Cse1/CasA — MSYPFSVADIGWIPVRVRSDLDADETAELRSLLPEASPGECTRVGLRHLFQGAHLFADLDFAVPPVEAVARRLLAAVTARVAGLDTGTSAQWPDARDDLLATGRFDADRVDEYLKAHAHRWNLYYSAQPFLQDIRLAQECGKGQAPGRLVMDRPSGSNAVWTTHIAQDVPVAGPDAVQWLLAWYGYGPSGTGTHRTHGSRKGGSCKAGPYRSLVSYFPHAPERLFVSLVASVPGPSAWPTGSGPDLAPWERDELPDPLAPDAACGPVSLLTRRTAHALLLTGDDAGQTTSCKITWNTAVDLPAAVDPYVIERTQGGPVRADRARSAWRDLDAMLLKTQPGSKSTLRRPTVFDAVAELAPQVQRQLGVRVLAWDQERQEKDNQWYAATTPPVLQHIEEADPQGAAAIATARRSAEAAAGDLARALAAAWLDVHVKRDPQQRHGFVEAARTRYWERAEEEFWQAVRAPDPDRRPAFRRLALERFDQATATLKATVHGMSAVAKARAQLTLPRTHATRSTRKRTR; from the coding sequence ATGTCCTACCCGTTTTCCGTGGCCGATATCGGCTGGATTCCCGTACGGGTCCGTTCCGACCTGGACGCCGACGAGACCGCGGAACTGCGGTCCCTGTTACCAGAAGCCAGCCCCGGAGAATGCACCCGGGTGGGCCTGCGGCACCTCTTCCAGGGCGCCCATCTGTTCGCCGACCTCGACTTCGCGGTCCCTCCGGTCGAAGCCGTCGCGCGTCGCCTGCTCGCCGCGGTGACAGCACGGGTGGCGGGCCTGGATACCGGCACCTCGGCCCAGTGGCCTGACGCACGTGATGATCTCCTGGCCACCGGGCGGTTCGACGCGGACCGCGTGGACGAGTACCTGAAAGCCCACGCGCACCGTTGGAACCTGTACTACAGCGCTCAGCCGTTCCTCCAGGACATCCGGCTCGCGCAGGAGTGCGGCAAGGGGCAGGCGCCCGGCCGGCTGGTGATGGACCGTCCTTCGGGGAGCAACGCGGTGTGGACCACGCACATCGCCCAGGACGTGCCGGTGGCGGGGCCGGATGCGGTGCAGTGGCTTCTGGCCTGGTACGGATACGGCCCGTCCGGTACCGGCACGCATCGCACCCACGGCTCCCGTAAGGGTGGTTCCTGTAAGGCCGGGCCGTACCGCTCGCTCGTCTCATACTTCCCGCACGCGCCGGAGCGGCTGTTCGTGTCGTTGGTGGCTTCCGTGCCCGGTCCGTCGGCCTGGCCCACCGGTTCGGGCCCGGACCTGGCGCCGTGGGAGAGAGATGAACTGCCCGACCCGCTGGCCCCGGACGCGGCGTGCGGGCCAGTGTCGCTGCTGACCCGCCGCACCGCCCACGCGCTCCTGCTCACCGGCGACGACGCCGGGCAGACCACCAGCTGCAAGATCACCTGGAATACCGCGGTCGACCTGCCGGCCGCCGTCGACCCCTACGTCATCGAGCGCACCCAGGGCGGGCCGGTGCGCGCCGACCGGGCCCGCTCGGCCTGGCGCGACCTGGACGCCATGCTGCTCAAGACCCAGCCCGGCTCGAAGAGCACGCTGCGGCGCCCCACGGTCTTCGACGCCGTGGCCGAGCTTGCCCCGCAGGTCCAGCGTCAACTGGGGGTGCGGGTGCTGGCCTGGGACCAGGAGCGCCAGGAGAAGGACAACCAGTGGTACGCCGCCACCACACCCCCCGTCCTGCAGCACATCGAAGAGGCTGACCCTCAGGGCGCAGCAGCCATCGCCACCGCCCGGCGCAGTGCCGAGGCCGCCGCCGGCGACTTGGCCCGCGCCCTGGCGGCTGCCTGGCTCGACGTCCACGTCAAGCGGGATCCCCAACAGCGGCACGGCTTCGTGGAGGCGGCGCGCACCCGCTACTGGGAACGCGCCGAGGAGGAGTTCTGGCAGGCCGTCCGTGCCCCGGACCCGGACCGGCGGCCCGCCTTCCGCCGCCTGGCCCTCGAACGGTTCGACCAGGCCACCGCGACGCTGAAGGCCACCGTGCACGGGATGAGCGCGGTCGCCAAGGCCCGAGCCCAGCTGACCCTCCCCCGTACCCACGCAACCCGTTCGACCAGGAAGAGGACGCGATGA
- a CDS encoding DUF5655 domain-containing protein has translation MTGLKLFHTMNGNVAEVAPRLAEVEADVQHLIEAHMETMLGVRFLASEYGTGPVHGGRIDSLGLDENDAPVVVEYKRGTDAGVINQGLFYLAWLIDHRAEFGHLVRERLGAAAASRVRWSAPRLICVAGDFTRYDVHAVREHRRSIDLVRYRLYGEQLVSLETVASVTGQTATSGTARRRRAANTTRGHLSQGAMAELAAAVDETLLGLGPDITRAENRLYRAYRRLRNFACVCPPQKSKLLVYLKADPQETGLVPGLTRDVTGLGHHGTGDLEVQLRTERDLERAQDLFRLSYATT, from the coding sequence GTGACGGGGCTGAAGCTGTTCCACACGATGAACGGCAACGTGGCCGAGGTCGCGCCGCGTCTTGCTGAGGTCGAGGCGGACGTGCAGCACCTCATCGAGGCGCACATGGAGACGATGCTGGGCGTGCGGTTCCTGGCGAGCGAGTACGGCACCGGGCCGGTGCACGGCGGACGGATCGACTCGCTGGGCCTGGACGAGAACGACGCGCCGGTGGTCGTCGAGTACAAGCGCGGAACAGATGCGGGGGTGATCAACCAGGGCCTGTTCTACCTGGCGTGGCTGATAGACCACCGGGCCGAGTTCGGCCACCTGGTCCGTGAGCGCCTGGGGGCGGCAGCCGCGTCCCGGGTGCGGTGGAGCGCGCCGCGGCTGATCTGCGTGGCGGGCGACTTCACCCGCTACGACGTGCACGCGGTGCGCGAGCACCGGCGCAGCATCGACCTGGTGCGCTACCGCTTGTACGGCGAGCAACTCGTCAGCTTGGAGACGGTGGCCTCCGTCACGGGGCAGACGGCGACATCCGGGACGGCCCGTCGCCGGCGCGCGGCCAACACGACGCGCGGGCACCTGTCGCAGGGGGCGATGGCGGAGCTGGCCGCCGCGGTCGATGAGACGCTGCTGGGCCTGGGGCCGGACATCACCAGGGCCGAGAACCGCCTCTACCGGGCGTACCGGCGGCTGCGGAACTTCGCCTGCGTGTGCCCGCCGCAGAAGAGCAAGCTGCTCGTCTACCTCAAGGCCGACCCGCAGGAGACCGGCCTGGTGCCCGGCTTGACCCGGGACGTGACGGGGCTGGGCCACCACGGCACCGGCGACCTGGAGGTCCAACTGCGCACGGAGCGGGACCTGGAGCGCGCCCAGGACCTGTTCCGCCTCAGCTACGCCACGACGTAG
- a CDS encoding ANTAR domain-containing protein yields the protein MTALLDTLGSPPGLGLLPADRCAQALGLTCVTISARAGGHAPELIWSAPDDRLGTALEDVQFTLGEGPTLGCLRDGRTVTEPDLSRVAGSRWPTFLPEALQAGARALFALPLAIGAVRLGAFTGYRTRPGPLTLQQHLDMHTFIDTATFLLLALLPGADGRRDPATDLATLHRAEIHQATGMLAVRLHLPLDQALLLLRSHAYSTGRPILDLARDIIDHRNPPGLTGPT from the coding sequence ATGACCGCCCTCCTGGACACCCTGGGCAGCCCTCCGGGCCTGGGCCTGCTGCCCGCCGACCGCTGCGCCCAGGCACTCGGACTGACCTGCGTCACCATCTCCGCCCGAGCCGGCGGCCACGCCCCCGAACTCATCTGGTCCGCCCCCGACGACCGCCTCGGTACGGCCCTGGAGGATGTGCAGTTCACCCTCGGCGAAGGCCCCACTCTGGGCTGCCTGCGCGACGGCCGCACGGTCACCGAACCCGACCTGTCCCGCGTCGCCGGCTCCCGCTGGCCCACGTTCCTGCCCGAGGCCCTGCAGGCCGGGGCCCGCGCCCTGTTCGCCCTCCCGCTGGCCATCGGGGCCGTCCGGCTCGGCGCCTTCACCGGCTACCGCACCCGCCCCGGCCCCCTCACCCTCCAGCAGCACCTCGACATGCACACGTTCATCGACACCGCCACCTTCCTACTGCTGGCCCTGCTGCCCGGCGCCGACGGCCGCCGCGATCCGGCCACCGACCTCGCCACCCTGCACCGCGCCGAGATCCACCAGGCCACCGGAATGCTCGCCGTCCGTCTCCACCTCCCCCTCGACCAGGCCCTGCTCCTGCTGCGCTCCCACGCCTACTCCACCGGACGCCCCATCCTCGACCTCGCCCGCGACATCATCGACCACCGCAACCCACCCGGTCTGACGGGCCCCACATGA
- a CDS encoding GAF and ANTAR domain-containing protein, translated as MTAEQERLSRVEEITSVFVELADTLVAEFDVMDFLHTLTERTTRLLPVDAAGVILLNAQGRMVDATASDEQTRRLELAQIEWQEGPCRDCIHTGAPIPDTPLDTHQAEEHWPRFTEWAAERGFAAAAAVPLRLRETAIGALNLFRTRPQALGEPDLRLAQALADAATIGILQYRAIRDQTLINEQLEGALGTRVVIEQAKGMLAERLDLTPDEAFTRLRARARHHQILLTDLSHQVINGQADPEQFNAPPA; from the coding sequence ATGACCGCTGAGCAAGAACGGCTCTCCCGCGTAGAGGAGATCACTTCGGTTTTCGTCGAACTCGCCGACACCCTGGTCGCCGAGTTCGACGTGATGGACTTCCTGCACACCCTGACCGAACGCACCACCCGCCTGCTGCCGGTGGACGCGGCCGGGGTCATCCTGCTGAACGCCCAAGGACGCATGGTCGACGCCACCGCCTCCGACGAACAAACCCGGCGTCTGGAGCTGGCACAGATCGAATGGCAGGAGGGCCCCTGCCGCGACTGCATCCACACCGGTGCCCCCATCCCCGACACCCCTCTCGACACCCACCAGGCCGAGGAGCACTGGCCCCGCTTCACCGAATGGGCCGCCGAACGCGGCTTCGCCGCGGCGGCCGCGGTGCCCCTGCGCCTGCGCGAGACCGCAATCGGCGCACTCAACCTCTTCCGCACCCGCCCCCAGGCCCTGGGCGAGCCGGACCTGCGCCTGGCCCAGGCCCTGGCAGACGCCGCGACCATCGGCATCCTGCAATACCGCGCCATCCGCGACCAGACCCTCATCAACGAACAGCTCGAAGGCGCCCTGGGCACCCGCGTGGTCATCGAACAGGCCAAAGGCATGCTCGCCGAACGCCTCGACCTGACCCCCGACGAAGCCTTCACCCGGCTGCGCGCCCGCGCCCGCCACCACCAGATCCTGCTGACCGACCTCTCCCACCAGGTCATCAACGGCCAGGCCGATCCCGAACAGTTCAACGCACCACCCGCGTAG
- a CDS encoding nitrate reductase subunit alpha — MAGAAAERLLRLGRQLQGAATTPDGRAVYRTDQQVNDAPYRERWAHDKVVRSTHGVNCTGSCSWQVFVKDGLITWETQQTDYPSVGPDRPEYEPRGCPRGASFSWYTYSPTRVRYPYARGVLVEMFREARARLGDPVAAWAEITGDAAKRRRYQQARGKGGLVRIGWDEALEIAAAAHVHTLQHYGPDRIAGFSPIPAMSMASHAVGARFMALLGAPMLSFYDWYADLPIASPQVFGDQTDVPESGDWWDAAYLMLWGSNVPVTRTPDAHWMAEARYRGQKVVVVSPDYADATKFADEWLHPHPGTDGALAMAMGHVILRECFVQRQVPYFTDYVKTFTDLPFLVELEPHGASFVPGKFVTAAGLGLSEEDDGGENGQWKPVVFDAGRGAPVAPPGTLGERWSEGGAGRWHLDLGDVDPLLTFHEAQGAASVEVLLPRFDQGAEGEAGTVRRAVPVRELGGRRVTTVFDLLLARYGVHRQGLSGQWPQGYDDAALPCTPAWQETLTSVPAGAVVRAAREFAHTAEKTRGRCMIVMGAGTNHWFHSDTIYRSFLTLLLLTGCQGVNGGGWAHYVGQEKVRPYAGWQQLQSAADWVRPSRQMAGTPFWYLHTDQWRYESYRADALASATGRGLFAGRHTADLVAQSARLGWMPSAPTFSDNPLTLGERVRAAGSEPGQWVAGQLRDGQLRFACEDPDDPANWPRVLTVWRANLIGSSAKGNEYFLRHLLGADDNASAEEAPSEARPRDVTWHEEAPRGKLDLLLALDFRMTSTTLMADLILPAATWYEKHDLSSTDMHPYVHAFSPAIIPPWQARTDFEIFHGLASKLSELARGRLDTRYDLVATPLTHDTPGETAQPGGTVPDWREAGRPQPGHNLPAFALVERDYTAVAAKLASLGPLAEEAGMTVKGVTVYPRAEARWLADRCGTAADGAASGRPLLDTDVKFCEAILALSGTTNGRLAAEGFARLAERCGPDSGLEELAASVAERRIVFSDTQARPVQVAASFEWSGKEGPERRYAPFTINTEHRKPWHTLTGRQHFYLDHDWMAELGEQLPVYRPPLDLAALGEHPPMAGVEGARSVTVRYVTPHSKWSIHSEYQENLLMQTLARGGPVIWLSVQDAARIEVADNDWIEAVNANGVVVARAIVSHRMPPGTVFMYHVQERLVNVPKSQATGRRGGVHNALTKLLIKPTHLIGGYGQLSFAANYYGPTGNQRDAVTTIRRRSQNVEY; from the coding sequence ATGGCGGGTGCGGCGGCGGAACGGTTGCTGCGGCTCGGCCGGCAGTTGCAAGGGGCCGCCACAACACCGGACGGGCGCGCGGTCTACCGCACGGACCAGCAGGTCAACGACGCTCCGTACCGTGAGCGGTGGGCGCACGACAAGGTGGTGCGCTCGACCCACGGTGTGAATTGCACAGGCTCGTGTTCCTGGCAGGTGTTCGTCAAAGACGGGCTCATCACCTGGGAAACACAACAGACGGATTACCCGTCGGTGGGCCCCGACCGCCCGGAGTACGAGCCGAGGGGATGTCCGCGCGGAGCGTCCTTTTCCTGGTACACGTACTCGCCGACGCGGGTGCGTTATCCGTATGCGCGCGGCGTGCTGGTGGAAATGTTCCGGGAAGCGCGGGCCCGGCTCGGCGACCCGGTGGCGGCCTGGGCCGAGATCACCGGGGACGCGGCCAAACGCCGCCGGTATCAGCAGGCCCGCGGCAAAGGCGGCCTGGTCCGCATCGGCTGGGACGAGGCTTTGGAGATCGCGGCCGCCGCCCATGTCCACACCCTCCAGCATTACGGGCCGGACCGGATCGCCGGCTTCTCCCCCATCCCCGCGATGTCCATGGCCTCGCACGCGGTCGGCGCCCGCTTCATGGCCCTGCTCGGCGCGCCCATGCTCTCCTTCTACGACTGGTACGCGGACCTGCCGATCGCCTCCCCGCAGGTCTTCGGCGACCAGACCGACGTCCCGGAATCCGGCGACTGGTGGGACGCGGCCTACCTGATGCTGTGGGGCTCGAACGTGCCGGTCACCCGCACCCCGGACGCGCACTGGATGGCCGAGGCCCGCTACCGCGGCCAGAAAGTCGTGGTGGTCTCCCCCGACTACGCCGACGCCACCAAATTCGCCGACGAATGGCTGCATCCCCACCCCGGCACCGACGGCGCCCTGGCCATGGCCATGGGCCACGTCATCCTGCGCGAATGCTTCGTCCAACGCCAGGTCCCGTACTTCACCGACTACGTCAAAACCTTCACCGACCTGCCCTTCCTCGTCGAACTGGAGCCGCACGGCGCGTCCTTCGTGCCGGGGAAGTTCGTCACGGCGGCCGGCCTGGGCCTGTCCGAGGAGGACGACGGCGGGGAGAACGGGCAGTGGAAGCCGGTGGTTTTCGACGCGGGGCGGGGTGCTCCCGTGGCTCCGCCCGGCACGCTGGGGGAACGCTGGAGCGAGGGCGGCGCGGGCCGCTGGCATCTCGACCTGGGCGACGTGGACCCGCTGCTCACCTTCCACGAGGCGCAGGGCGCGGCCAGTGTGGAGGTCCTTCTTCCACGCTTCGACCAGGGCGCGGAAGGTGAGGCCGGCACCGTGCGCCGGGCGGTGCCGGTGCGCGAACTGGGCGGCCGCCGGGTGACGACCGTCTTCGACCTGCTGCTGGCCCGGTACGGCGTGCACCGTCAGGGTCTGTCGGGGCAGTGGCCCCAGGGGTACGACGACGCAGCGCTGCCGTGCACCCCGGCCTGGCAGGAGACGCTGACCTCGGTTCCGGCGGGCGCCGTCGTACGGGCGGCGCGGGAGTTCGCACACACCGCCGAGAAGACGCGCGGGCGCTGCATGATCGTGATGGGCGCCGGTACCAACCACTGGTTCCACTCGGACACCATCTACCGGTCGTTCCTGACGCTCCTGCTGCTGACCGGCTGCCAGGGCGTCAACGGCGGCGGCTGGGCGCACTACGTCGGCCAGGAGAAGGTACGCCCGTACGCCGGGTGGCAGCAGTTGCAGAGCGCGGCGGACTGGGTACGGCCGTCGCGGCAGATGGCCGGGACACCGTTCTGGTACCTGCACACCGACCAGTGGCGGTACGAGTCCTACCGCGCCGACGCGCTGGCCTCCGCGACGGGTCGCGGTCTGTTCGCGGGCCGGCACACCGCTGACCTGGTGGCGCAGTCCGCCCGCCTGGGCTGGATGCCCTCCGCCCCCACGTTCAGCGACAACCCCCTGACCCTGGGGGAACGCGTCCGCGCCGCCGGGAGCGAACCGGGGCAGTGGGTCGCCGGCCAACTCCGGGACGGGCAGCTCCGGTTCGCGTGCGAGGACCCGGACGACCCGGCGAACTGGCCCCGGGTGCTGACCGTATGGCGGGCCAACCTGATCGGTTCCTCCGCCAAGGGCAACGAGTACTTCCTGCGGCACCTGCTGGGCGCCGACGACAACGCGAGCGCCGAAGAAGCGCCCTCCGAGGCACGTCCGCGCGATGTCACCTGGCACGAGGAGGCGCCACGCGGAAAGCTCGACCTGCTGCTGGCGCTGGACTTCCGTATGACCTCCACGACCCTGATGGCGGACCTGATCCTGCCCGCAGCCACCTGGTACGAGAAGCACGACCTGTCCAGCACGGACATGCACCCGTACGTACACGCCTTCTCGCCCGCGATCATCCCGCCCTGGCAGGCCCGTACCGACTTCGAGATCTTCCACGGCCTGGCGTCGAAGCTCAGCGAACTGGCCCGTGGGCGCCTGGACACCCGCTACGACCTGGTGGCCACCCCGCTGACGCACGACACACCCGGCGAGACGGCGCAGCCCGGCGGAACGGTGCCCGACTGGCGGGAGGCGGGTCGGCCTCAGCCAGGACACAACCTGCCGGCGTTCGCGCTCGTCGAGCGGGACTACACCGCCGTGGCCGCGAAGCTGGCGAGCCTGGGGCCGCTGGCCGAGGAGGCGGGCATGACCGTCAAGGGCGTGACCGTGTACCCGCGGGCGGAGGCCAGGTGGCTGGCGGACCGGTGCGGGACGGCCGCCGACGGCGCGGCGAGCGGCCGCCCGCTGCTGGACACGGACGTGAAGTTCTGCGAGGCGATCCTCGCCCTGTCCGGCACCACCAACGGGCGGCTGGCCGCCGAGGGGTTCGCGCGCCTCGCCGAACGCTGCGGCCCCGACAGCGGACTGGAGGAGCTGGCCGCCTCGGTCGCCGAACGGCGCATCGTCTTCTCCGACACCCAAGCCCGCCCGGTGCAGGTGGCGGCCAGTTTCGAGTGGTCGGGCAAGGAGGGCCCCGAGCGCCGGTACGCGCCGTTCACGATCAACACCGAACACCGCAAGCCCTGGCACACCCTCACCGGCCGCCAGCACTTCTACCTCGACCACGACTGGATGGCCGAACTCGGCGAGCAGCTCCCCGTCTACCGGCCGCCGCTGGACCTGGCCGCACTGGGCGAACACCCTCCGATGGCGGGAGTGGAGGGCGCGCGCTCGGTGACGGTCCGCTACGTCACCCCGCACTCGAAGTGGTCCATCCACTCCGAATACCAGGAGAACCTGCTCATGCAGACACTGGCCCGCGGCGGCCCGGTCATCTGGCTCAGCGTCCAGGACGCGGCACGTATCGAGGTGGCCGACAACGACTGGATCGAGGCGGTCAACGCCAACGGCGTGGTCGTCGCACGGGCCATCGTCTCGCACCGCATGCCGCCCGGCACCGTGTTCATGTACCACGTACAGGAACGCCTGGTGAACGTGCCCAAATCCCAGGCCACCGGCCGGCGCGGCGGAGTGCACAACGCCCTCACCAAACTCCTGATCAAGCCCACCCACCTGATCGGCGGCTACGGCCAGCTGTCCTTCGCCGCCAACTACTACGGCCCCACCGGCAACCAGCGGGACGCGGTCACCACCATCCGGCGCCGCTCGCAGAACGTGGAGTACTGA
- the narH gene encoding nitrate reductase subunit beta, producing MPRGTPPTRRVMAQVAMVMNLDKCIGCHTCSVTCKQTWTHRSGTEYVWFNNVETRPGQGYPRAYEDQERWKGGWRLKGDRLVPRSGGRARRLARLFANPELPALSDYYEPWTYDYANLTTAPLGDDLPTAPPRSLIDGRPTDITWGPNWDDDLGGGPDHLADDPVLKKMNERVRLEYEQAFMFYLPRICEHCLNPSCVAVCPSGALYKRIEDGIVLVDQDRCRGWRMCVTGCPYKKVYFNHHTGKAEKCTLCYPRIEAGQPTVCSETCVGRLRYLGVMLYDPDKVGEAARVTDEKDLYEAQLTCFLDPTDPGIARAAEESGIPHDWITAARRSPVYALINTYRVALPLHPEYRTMPMVWYVPPLSPIVDSLTRTGHDGEDPASLFGAIDALRIPLDYLAHLFTAGDPAPVEAALCRLAAMRAYMRRINLGDPRDPAIAEAVGLGADSIEAMYRLLALAKYEDRYVIPTSYTGTVPPDTPDDGCSLDADGGPGMYDAGLPGMEAFHTPPATEPAPAGDGLRGRVNLLNWNGRGTPSGLFPRRRENER from the coding sequence ATGCCTCGCGGCACACCCCCCACCCGCCGGGTCATGGCCCAGGTGGCCATGGTCATGAACCTCGACAAGTGCATCGGCTGCCACACCTGCTCGGTCACCTGCAAACAGACCTGGACCCACCGTTCCGGCACCGAATACGTCTGGTTCAACAACGTCGAGACCCGGCCCGGCCAGGGCTACCCCCGCGCCTACGAGGACCAGGAGCGCTGGAAGGGCGGCTGGCGGCTCAAGGGCGACCGCCTCGTACCCCGCAGCGGCGGCCGGGCCCGTCGGCTGGCCCGTCTCTTCGCCAACCCCGAACTGCCCGCCCTGAGCGACTACTACGAGCCCTGGACGTACGACTACGCGAACCTCACCACCGCGCCCCTCGGCGACGACCTGCCCACCGCACCGCCCCGTTCCCTCATCGACGGCCGCCCCACCGACATCACCTGGGGCCCCAACTGGGACGACGACCTCGGCGGCGGCCCCGACCACCTCGCCGACGACCCCGTCCTGAAGAAGATGAACGAACGGGTCCGCCTCGAATACGAGCAGGCCTTCATGTTCTACCTCCCCCGCATCTGCGAACACTGCCTCAACCCCTCCTGCGTCGCCGTCTGCCCCTCCGGCGCCCTCTACAAGCGCATCGAGGACGGCATCGTCCTCGTCGACCAGGACCGCTGCCGCGGCTGGCGCATGTGCGTCACCGGCTGCCCCTACAAGAAGGTCTACTTCAACCACCACACCGGCAAAGCCGAAAAGTGCACCCTGTGCTACCCGCGCATCGAAGCGGGCCAGCCCACCGTCTGCTCCGAAACCTGCGTCGGACGACTGCGCTACCTGGGCGTCATGCTCTACGACCCCGACAAAGTCGGCGAAGCCGCCCGCGTCACCGACGAAAAGGACCTCTACGAAGCGCAGCTCACCTGCTTCCTCGACCCCACCGACCCCGGCATCGCCCGCGCCGCCGAGGAATCCGGCATCCCGCACGACTGGATCACCGCCGCCCGCCGCTCCCCCGTGTACGCCCTGATCAACACGTATCGCGTCGCACTGCCCCTGCACCCGGAATACCGCACCATGCCCATGGTCTGGTACGTGCCGCCGCTGTCCCCCATCGTCGACTCCCTCACCCGCACCGGCCACGACGGCGAGGACCCGGCCAGCCTCTTCGGCGCCATCGACGCGCTGCGCATCCCGCTGGACTACCTCGCCCATCTCTTCACCGCGGGCGATCCGGCGCCCGTCGAAGCCGCCCTGTGCCGCCTGGCCGCCATGCGCGCGTACATGCGCCGCATCAACCTCGGCGACCCCCGGGACCCCGCCATCGCCGAGGCCGTCGGCCTCGGCGCGGACTCCATCGAGGCCATGTACCGGCTGCTCGCACTGGCCAAGTACGAAGACCGCTACGTCATCCCCACCAGCTACACCGGAACGGTTCCCCCGGACACACCGGACGACGGGTGCAGCCTGGACGCAGACGGCGGCCCAGGCATGTACGACGCCGGCCTCCCGGGCATGGAAGCTTTCCACACCCCGCCGGCCACGGAACCGGCACCGGCCGGCGACGGGCTGCGCGGCCGCGTCAACCTGCTGAACTGGAACGGCCGAGGCACGCCCAGCGGTCTGTTCCCCCGCCGCCGGGAGAACGAACGGTGA
- the narJ gene encoding nitrate reductase molybdenum cofactor assembly chaperone has protein sequence MTTLRSAVHQAASLLLSYPDGDWSVRLAAVAETMCPLPGEAPAALLRYCDHARGVPLLDLAACYVLTFDRSRRRTLHLTYYTDGDTRRRGAALARLKALYRTHGWQPSDGELPDYLPAVLEFAARCPEPGLRLLRDHRPAVELLGHALEKHRSPYADVLRAVRDTLPAPAAGDRAAALALARTGPPSENVGLDLFPADASAHSEGARR, from the coding sequence GTGACCACCCTGCGTTCCGCCGTCCACCAGGCAGCCTCCCTCCTGCTGTCCTATCCCGACGGCGACTGGTCCGTACGGCTGGCCGCCGTGGCCGAGACGATGTGCCCGCTGCCCGGCGAGGCGCCAGCCGCGCTGCTGCGCTACTGCGACCACGCCCGAGGCGTGCCACTCCTCGACCTGGCCGCCTGCTATGTCCTCACCTTCGACCGCAGCCGACGCCGCACCCTGCACCTGACGTACTACACCGACGGCGACACCCGCCGCCGCGGCGCAGCCCTCGCCCGGCTCAAAGCCCTCTACCGCACCCACGGCTGGCAGCCGAGCGACGGCGAGCTGCCCGACTACCTCCCCGCCGTACTGGAATTCGCCGCCCGCTGCCCCGAGCCGGGGCTGCGCCTGCTGCGCGACCACCGCCCGGCCGTCGAACTGCTCGGCCACGCCCTGGAGAAGCACCGGAGCCCGTACGCCGACGTGCTGCGCGCCGTACGCGACACTCTGCCCGCCCCTGCCGCTGGGGACCGCGCCGCCGCTCTCGCCCTGGCACGCACCGGCCCGCCCTCCGAGAACGTAGGGCTCGACCTCTTTCCCGCCGACGCGTCCGCACACAGCGAAGGAGCCCGCAGGTGA